The Paenibacillus beijingensis nucleotide sequence AACGGGAACGCCGGCAGCTTGAACATCCGCTTCAGCTGATAACTCAAATATGTTTGGCCGATGTGAAGGCGCAATCCGATACGATTCCTTTCACATTGACGGGCAGACGCTCGCCCGCGGTCATGAGCACGGCCGCCCCGCCCATCGATACGCCGTGAAGCACAATTTCCGTATCCGGTCCGTTCCGGGAAATGAGCCAGTCGATCCACTGTACGTAATCCCGCCGGTCCAGCCAGCCGAACCGATGTAGCGCCCTTCGCTTTGCCCATGGCTCCGGTTGTCCGGAATGAGAACGTCGTATCCGAACGTCTCGGCATAAAGCCGGCGAGCGAACCCATATCGCGCTTTGCGCTCCCCGTATACCCGTGCGCCAAAATAACGGCTCTTCGAGTCGGCGCTTTTGCCGGCAAATAATAGCCGCGCAGCTTCAGTCCGTCTTCTGTCGTGATACCGACTTCCTCGAGCGGCTGCTGCTCCAGCCAGCCGTTATCAAACGAATGCTTCCCCGGGCTGGGATAAATCGGATCACCCTCCAAAAACTGCTGCCGCTTCCGGACAACAGCCATGTTGAAAAAATGAAACGCCGCATAGGCAAGCGCGGCAGCAAGCAAGACGATAATGATCACGACGGTTAAAACAACAGTCAATCTCCCTCTCCTCCGTCCGAGATAATGTGCAGAAAGCCTCCTCATAAAAATAGCACGTCTCGGCGGCAGATGTCAGAGGGAAACAGTCACATCACTTGAGGCTTTCGGTAAAAGGACGGGCTGCTGCCGAACGCCTCGGTAAACAGCTTCGTAAAATGGCGCGTGCTGTAATATCCGACCGCTTCGGCAACCTGCTTGATCTGCATGTTGGAGCCGATCAGCAGCTCCTTCGCCTTCAGCATGCGGATCCGGGTCAAATGCTTGACAAACATCGTACCGGTTTTTTTATGAAACAGCGCGCTTAAATAATGGGAGAAACGCTCAGCATAGCCGCAATTTGCCCGATGCCGATATCATCGGCGTAATGGGCGTCGACATAATGGAGCACCTGCTCGACAAGATCGGCGGTAAGAACCGCCCCGTTCCGTCGATCATCGCGGCTTCGTCCAGCTCCTTCGGAATCGTACCGATAAATCCGGTGTACAAAAAGATGTCATCGGCAGATGGAACGTGACATGAAGCAGAATAACGCCCCAATAGGTGTTCATGCCGCTGATATCCACCATAAATTTGTAGAGCGGCACGAGAATGGTGAGCGGCGGAACGATCAGCGCGGAAACGAAGAGCGCGTAAATAAACCGGTTCCAGCCCGTCTGCCGGCGTGCAAGCGGGTAAGCGGCGATCGAGCCGATCATGACGATCAAGGCAATCGCAAAAATCGTGACGATGATATTGTTGCGGAAAGCGACTGCCAAATTCCGCTTCCCGCCAGGCGTTAATAAAGTTATCCAGATACAGATAACCGGGAAACACCCATTTAGAGCTCAAATCGTCAGCCGCTTTAAACGAGGTTGTCACCAAAATGTAGAAAGGAAGAATGTGAATGAGACAAATGACGACGGCTGTCAGATTGAGCCAGCTTTTTCTTTTTCGCTTGTCCGCGGTTACCTTCTTCATGCCGACACCTCTCTTCTACGGAGCAAAATAAGAGCCGCAATGCTGACCACGGAAATAATAATAAACATCAGTATGCCGATCGTCGACGCGTAACCCGCATCCTCGCGGCCGAAATAGAGCTGGTACATTAAAGTTGAGAGCGAAGCCGAAGCGTATCCCGGCCCGCTGTTTGTCATCGCGGCGACGACGTCGAACAGCTTGAGACCGCCGATCAGGTGAGCACCATGCTGACGGTGAACGAAGGTGCCAGCAGCGGCCACGTCACATGGAAGAAACGCGAGAGGGGCCCGCCCCGTCGATCGTCGCCGCTTCATAATAGTCCTGCGGGATGGACTGCAAGCCGGCCAGAAACAGCACCATTGCGATACCTAAGTATTGGTACGTGTTGACGAACGTAATAATCCAGACGTTCACGTTAGGATCGCCGAGCAAATTGGAGGGCCGGTCCTGGAACAGCAGCAAGATGTCGTTGATCGCCCGCCTTCGTATTGGAAAAAGAAAGTACCAGATGTAACCCATAATGAGCGCGCTGATGATGACCGGCAAATAAATAATCGTTCTCACGACGCCGCGGATGCGGATGCTCATGTTCAGAAACAGGGCGTACAGCAGGCCGATCACGTTCTGGAAGATCGTGCTTCCGAGCCCGTAAATGAATGTGTTTTTAATAACCGTCTTAATGTCGGGATCCTGTAACATCCGCTTGTAATTGTCAATCCCGATCCATTTGTAGTGCTGATTGTAGCCGTCCCAGTTCGTAAACGAGATTTGAATACCTTTAAGAAACGGGTAAAAAATAAAAATCGCGAACAGCAGCAGCGCAGGCATATAGAGCAGATTGATCACGCTCCCCGACCTTGCCAGCCGCCGGAAATAGGACGGCACCGGTCTCCCGGCCGATACCGACTGCAGTGAAAGCCGCTTCATATCTTCCATACTCTTTCCTCCTCGTTGAATCAAACAAGAGTCTTTAGACAAAAGAGGGGCGCGCGCCCCCCTTTATCGGGTTGAAACATTATTGATCCCGCAGGCGCTCATATTCCGATTTCATCTTGTCGGCAAACTGCTGCGGGCTTACGCTGCCGGCAAGCAAGGCGGTACCCGTCTTGCAGATGACATCCCACATTCCGTTCGGCAAATATACACGGTCGAAGTATGGGAATACGCGGACGCCGGCGAATTCGTCATAGTACGCGGAGAACTCATGCTCGGACGAGATATCTTAAGACCGGCGGGAAGCTTCGTCGCATTGGCGAAGCGCGACATATTTTCAGGCTTGGCGAAGAACGCGATCAGTTTCTTCGATTCTTCCAGATGCTTGCCGTCTTTCCATGCTCCCACCGTATACCTCTCGCCGCCGGAGAAATTCGTGCCGTCGCCGGCAACCATTGAAGTAAGCGGCATAATGCCGACTTTCACGTTAGGATCGACCTTGTGCACTTCATCCGCAAAGCTGGTTCCTCCTATAATAAAGGCCACCTTGCCTTGCGCGAACCGCGTCGGCATATCGCTGCGCTTGGCCGTCAGCACATCTTCGTTGATATATCCTTTTGATTTCAAATCAAGCAGTTTTTTGCGCAAGTTCCGCCCACTTGTTCCAATCGAAATTGCCGTCCAGCAAGCTTTGGGCATCGTTCTGAGCCGGACTGATGAACAGAGATGTGGCATACTGATCCAAAAACTGGCCGATCATGCCGTTATCGACGCCGGACATAAAGAACGGGGTGATTTGTCCGCCGCTGCTTGTTTTCAGCGTTTCCGCCGCGGCCAATAATTCCTCGAACGTTTGAGGCGGTTTAATGTTGTATTTGCTTAAGACATCCGCATTATACGTAATGCCGTCCTTCGCTTCGCTCAGCACAAGCGTGTAAACTTTGCCGTCTTTATCGACGACGACCGGCTTGATCGTATCGGTAAGGTTGCCCGCCACGGCTCATCTTTCAGATCCGCCAAGTAGTTGCCGTAGCGGATAATCGCCCATCCGTGCGTATCGAATACGTCCGGAAGATCGTTCGCCGCCATCTTGACCTCAAATATTTTCATATTCCGAGCCGGGGAATTGGAACTCCACCTGAATATTCGGGTTTTCCTTCATAAAGTCGCCCGCAATGCCTTTCAGCGCATCCTGAACCGCAGAGTCGGACGTCGTATTGTAGACCGTCAGCCTGATTTTGTCCCGCTCCTGAAGCGGCCGCACCCGAACCCTGGTTTTCCGTTTTGCTGCCGTTTGCCGAGCCGGACGAATTGCCTGACCCATTGCCTTGGCGTTGGGAGCAGCCCATCAGGACGAGAGAGAAAGTAAGAAACACCGTCATGATCATGAACATCGCTTTGCGCATCGTACTCGAAGCCTCCTAGGAATGATTTGTGAAAACGTATTCATTTTCTTGGGATAACTATAGCGTATTTGTTAACGCTTTCAAATGTCGTAATTCTACAATTCGCGAGCTCTTTTCAACGGTGAGCTTGCGACGTGTGTGCCGGCTAGCATGGCTCAGGACTTCTAAAAATGGGATGAACTCGGTTGAATTACTCCGACAGCGGCTAGGCGCACACGACAAAAATAAACCCCCAGATTATTCTGGAGGGCGTTGCTTGTTAAGTATGGTGCGGTCGAGAGGACTTGAACCTCCACGGCTGTTACACCACTAGAACCTGAATCTAGCGCGTCTGCCAATTCCGCCACGACCGCACGCCGTGAACACTCAATAATCCTAACATGCGGCATGGGACAAGTCAAGCGGATCGTTAATTCATTCTGTGATATTTTTCATGCTTAAAACAAGGAAGTCGTTTCCGTGCTTTAGCCGCATTAACCTATTGTAAAATTTGATGTATTTAAGTCCGACATGCAGCATTAACCGTTTTTCGGAATCATGGACACTGCATCCGGTTAACTGCTCGATTTTTTGAAGCCGGTATTTCATTGTATTGGCATGTACGAACAGCTTCTCTGCCGTTTCTGCCAGAGCGCAATTATTGGCGAAATATTCCTTTAATGTCGCTACAAGGTTGGAATTGTTGGTCCAGTCATATTCGACCAGCTTGCCGATCGTCTCCGAATATAAGCCTTCCAGCTCGTTCCAATCCTCCATCTGACTCAATATACGGTAGATGCCCAAATCTTCGTAATGGATCAAGCCGCTCTCTTCCGTAATCGGCCCGCCTAATCGAATAGCTTTACAGGATTCGGAATAGCTTCGATGAATGCCTTTCAGCCCGGGATAGAAACGTCCGATTCCGATCGTAATCGACAAATCATCGAATTCTTTAGACAAATGACGCCGAACGGAATTCGCTACATTTATTATAGCTCCCTTCTGAGGATCGTTCAGATAAAGCAAACCTTCTTTTCCACTCCCATCCTCCCTGGGGTAAAGCACGGCGATTAGTTCTTTCTGCTCGGTAATATAACGTTGTGAGTGCTGAGACGAAAAATTTCGGCCACTCTGCGCATCAAAATCCGTTTTCGTTCCTGATACCGCAATGATTCATTGTCACCGCTTTTGGAAAGGTGAGGACGTTCCCCGCAAGCGATTGTAAACACTTGATAATTTTTGCTTAGGTCCCAGCCGAAATGGTTTCCTTTCATAATCATTTCAGCGTTCTCCTGAACTTGTCCAAGCAGCACTTCCGATAAAAAGTCGTCCTTGTAGTTTTGTTCGACATCCGACTTTGTCATTACCTTAAGAAATTCCATCGCCATTAGCGGCACCGTGCGATCGAGCACATGGAAATCGCTCTCCAGAAACTCCCGCTTCGTTTGCCAGCATGTTACTTCGCCGCATAATTCGTCGTTCAGCAACAGCGGAGTCACAATGCACGGGGTCATTTGTCCATCCAGCGTCCGCTGCATCCGGATCGTGCGCTTGGCAGATTTCAACTCATTCTTCTGCGCCCGTGTCAAACGAGCAACATTCCTCCCCTGAAAATATCCTTCAAGGGTTGGAATCTCCGATCCTACCGTAAGGATATTACCTGTCATCTGTTGTACAGCACTAATCAAAGCAGGTATCCCTTTGCCCCCCATCGCCAGTTCCGTTATCCATTGGAAGAACGATTCCTTCTGTTCTTCTCCGGGGTTGGACTTCCTAAGCATCAGTTCAATGAGAGGAGACATAATATCCAGATAGGAAACTTCGTTATCGATTTCGATGATGGGAAAATCAAACCGATTCCCCGCTTCCAAGATAGCTTGCGGAATTTCATCGACATAACGGTGTGTTTTAACCGCCAATGCCGAGCTTCCCACTTCGTGTAGCTGTTCAACCAGACGAGAAATAGCTTCCTCATCTTCTTTAATAGGGTATAAACTAGTAAGAAGCAGTTCGTTGCCTTTCAACCATCGAATGACATCCGGCACTTCCATAACCGTAATATGATTAATAATTTTTTCGAGTCCTTTTTCTCCCGCAACGACTTTACATCGGGTTAGTCCACCAATACCCATTGCTTCTCTTACACTAACACCCATCCGGCTCACCTTCTTTACAAGTGCCTACTTGCTACCTTTTCACTATTCAAAACTATTCGATGAAATGTATTGTAATTCCGTAAGCCTGCCTGATCTGAAAAGCTTGCTGATTAGGTTCCTATTATCGGATCTTTCACGAGCCTCTCCCTCATTTTAGATGCAGTTTTATTTATCATGACGAGCCTTCAGGGAATAGAGCGCTCCAATAAAAAATAATGTATATAATAAATTTATTTGTAATTGAAACTATCCTAAGAGCTGACTCTAAGGTTTGTGATTATAATGATCATGATTGTAACTTGAAAGGTCTATATGGTTTTCAATCCATCGTATCGCCTCCTCTTCAGATCGTATTACCTTATGCAGCAAGTTTTCCAGCCCGGGATAATCACTCTTTCTTAAAGTCCTCATTTTAGGGTCTTTATTTTCCGCTATTTTCAATACTTTATTTGCCGCGATTTGCGATGTTTGCGATATGCTTCTATATTTTTCAGCAAGTTGCGCATAGTCGGGGCAAATATCGGAGTAAGAACGCAGTATATTCGAATAATGCGTCCGAGAATCATAAAATCTTCTAATATTCCAATAGATCTGATTTAATTCTCGTTCTTCCTCAATAACAATTGTTTTCAAATAGTGAATGAATTCATAGAAAGCCTCGACACCAATCCTCTTCTCCTCTCCTATTGGCACCCAAACAGGGAATGGTTTCTCTCCCCGATTTATTAAAGTATTATTATAAATCGTTTCTAGAATAAATTGTTTTCTGTGCGGCACTTCAAATCGTGATACATCAAAATACGTAAAGTTAAACCATTGATCTTGATTGCTCGACTCATGCAATGCGGCCAATGAAGCCATTGCTTGAAGGATAATATGGAGACTTACTTCCCCTGCATATTTGTAGTAGTGATCACATATATATACTTTATCGCCATGTATTTTAATTATCTCAAAATAATGATTTATATGTTTGTCTTGGTAACATAAGCTGAACGGTAATTCATATACATCTGCGTTGACCATTAATGTATGACCACAATTCAGTTTTTCTTCCATATGTTTAACAAGTTCCTGTTGGTCTGAAAACTTGAAATTGTAAGTCAATATCTTTCCACACTTATTCAAATGATTGGAAATTTCTCGATATAAATGCGAAAAGACAACCGTATCTTTGTTATTATAGGAGACCATTCCTGCCTGATTCCATAAGAAGTCGACAGATCCTAGTGCCCTTGTAAGAATTGCATTAACCGTTAGACCGAAGCAATTAAGATCTTTGCGGTAAAAAATATCGAGGTTTTCTACCATCAGTGAATTCCTCCTTGGGAGTTGCCAGACTCATGTTAGCCGAATCTTCGGAAAGGTCTGGTTTTTCCTGATTTCAGAAAGTCTTTCCATTTTCACGAGGCATTTTGATTACTCCAAACCGTTCTCACCCCTGATTGCTGTATGTATATAAATATATTACTATATTACTCAAGTTCTACCAAGTGTCTCCGTTACTTTTCTTGTTGTGCTGTATATATGGGTTGAACGTTTTCCGGCACACACCCTTCAAATATTACCCTTTAGAAATTCTATTTAATTGGAGTATTTTTCAACAACAGCTACAATTTTTTTAATAGATGAAAAGTTATCGGAAATTAACTCCTCATCCGGGAAAATAATATTTAGTTGGGTTTCAAGTTCTACAACAACTCTTATAGTATTCATTGAATCCATTCCATACATAACAAGATCATCGTCTTCATCAAATTCATTATTGTTTATTATTTCTTGAACTACTTTAGTTATAATGTCCTTTGTTACCATTAGATTATCCCCTTTAAACCGTCAAAGTCATCAAATTTTTTCTGATTTCTAACTCCAAATTTACAACATCATTTATTGTGGACAATACTTTATTCAGTGTACCTTCCTTTTGAAGCAGAAGATGTTTCATCAGCAAAGCACCAATCAAATTCCATTGTTCTGCTGCTTTACGCAAATCAACTTTTACACTATCAAAATTAATTTTACTCTTTTTAGACAGATAATCTAAGAGTAAGATAAACTCAGTTCTACCTGATATAACTTTACTAAGTTGATAAATTATTTGAGGTCCATCTTCAAACGAAAATTTTTTGCTGCTGATATCCGAACAAAATTGTTGCATTCGAGAATATAAAGAATACTCTCCGTATAATCCGCTTGTTAATTCATTCCGAAGTAGATTGCGATTGTTTGGAATATCGGAGTCCTTCTTTCCATGATATACAATTATTGATTTGCCACCTTGTAGAAATTCCTCAAATGACATACACACATGTTCAATAGCATAATAAGGGTCGATTCCCATTATTTTTTTTTTGCCCATGTCTACATCTGTAACGATAAAGTTATGCACTATATCATTTTTTTTTCTGTAGTTTTTATCCCATGGTACCCAATATGCAGAAACTGAAACAATTACGGGATAACCCATTGTTATCGACTCGTTCAAATGAGAAATAATCAATTTTTGCTCACTAAAAAGATACCGGTTAAAAATCAGACCATGATGCTCTTTGAGTAGATCTAACTTATTATTTTTCCAACAAAACGAATTTTTTATTGAATCTGCACATGACGTGTAAGGAAAATCCCAAGAGTTTAAAAACATTAACTGATAATCTGAATCAAGCCATTCAGCATAAGTTGCAATGGAATCGTCAAAACAAGAAGGTGCTACGATTCGCTGATCAACAAACCGTTCATTTTGCTTAATTTTCATCCGCATAAACTGGCTAGTCCCCCGCAATGTTACTTTCTATTACAGACAATAGGTCGCTAACTGTTATTGTTGAAGAAACTAAATCCTCATAGTCAAATTCGAATCCGAAGTTTAATTCTATTTCTACAAGCAGTTTAATAAAACTGAGTGAATCCACGCCAAAGTACTTGATATCTCGATTGATATTGTTTTCATTAAGATCAATAGCAGAAGATGTGATATTACTCAAAATAACTTCAAGCTTTTTTTGTATGACGTTTGCAGTCGGATCTTTTACTGGTTGGTAACTAACAAATGGATCGGGTAATGCTTGCGCATTTACCTTTCCGTTTGGTGTTAAAGGGACGGCATCCAAATAAACAAATTTATTTGGAATCATGTATTCCGGAAAAGTGGATCTAAGCATTAAGATCAAGGCATCTGACTGAATTTGATCTGCTACTACATAAGCAATTAGCTGTTTGTTTCTACTAGCATCGGTTTTCATGGTTACAAATGCGTTTTTCACCAGACCACTTTTCAATAATTGATACTCAATTTCTTTTAGTTCAATGCGAAACCCGCGTATTTTAACTTGATCATCTTCTCTTCCAAGATACTTAATGTTTCCATCATGCAATTGCATTGCCAAATCACCGGTTCGATAGAGGCGTTGGCCATCGCCATTTGGATTTAGTATGAACCTTTCGTTGGTTAATTTGGGGTTATTCAGGTAACCTCGAGCTAATCCTGTTCCAGCAAGAAATATTTCGCCAACTTCTCCATTCTTCACTTGGTTGAAATTAGCGTCTAGAATATAGACATTCGTATTATCAATCGGTTTCCCTATACTAACTAGTTTAATTTCTTTATCACGATCAAAAAAATAACATGTTGAACAAACACTGTTTTCTGTTGGACCGTATTCGTTATAAAGAAGTACGTTTGGCAATTTTAGGTAATGTTCTTCAACGAGATGGGGTGTAAAATCCTCACCTGCAATAGTGATAAATCTCATATTACTAAGTAGATCGAATTTTTCGCCAAGTAATTCCTGGTAAAAGGACGGTACGGACAAAAAATGACTTACTTTCTCATCTGAAATAAGTTTCTGTAAATATTTAATGTTCAGTCTTTGGTTCTGACTAATAAGAAGAAGTTTAGCACCTGAAAGAAGTGTTGTGAATATATCCTCAACTGAACTGTCAAATGATATTGACGGAAGCTGTAATACTACGTCTGATGATGACATCTTATAAAAATTTTTTCTCCAGGTAATTGTATTAACAATTGCCTTGTGTTCAATCATTACCCCCTTAGGAGTCCCTGTCGAACCAGATGTATAGATAATATAAGCCAGATTATTCGACTGCGAATATATATCTTCGTGTTTTTCCTGAGGTTGGCTTTCCTTGTAGCTAACTTGTTCATCCAAGAACATAAAACTAATATCAGACTGGAAAAATTTCTGTTCAAGTCCTCTTTGACATAAAATTATTCTAGCTTGGCTATCGCTAACCAGATATGACAAGCGATCTTGAGGGTAGTCGGGATCAAGAGGCAGGTATGCCCCTCCAGCTTTAAGTATTGCCAATATTCCAGTAATCATGTCCAATGATCGATAACTCATCAGTCCAACCACACATTCTGGGCCTACACCGCAATGCTTTAGTTTATGAGCAAGTATGTTTGATTTCTGGTCCAACTCCGAATAAGTGAGCGGTGTCCCTTCATATTGAATTGCAATATTATCGGGCGTAAGCTTCACTTGCTCCATAAACAATTGATGCAATGTATTAGGGACTGTTTCTTCCAAGATCTTATTACTTTTCTTTGACATTGGAATAGTCATTGTGAGCCTCCTCATATTTCAACAATAGATGCATACTTTGCGTCACCCTTTAATTCGTCCTTGTTTGTATCAGAAAACATTCTCTCCCAAAAACTTTTTTTCCAAGTAACTGTGTGACCGTAATCCTTTTGACCATAGGTATAGAGAAAGCTTGTTTCTTCAAAATCAAATTGCTGTAACAAGCCTTCTTCATAACCATCATTGTAGATTTCATTAAGATAAAATAATGTAAAATATACGGCTTCCTCTAGACCCGTCTTTTTAGAAAATTCGACAGCGACTTTTAACGAGTCATTATTCATAAACTGAAGAATATACTCACGCACATCACAAAATTTGATA carries:
- a CDS encoding extracellular solute-binding protein, encoding MRKKLLDLKSKGYINEDVLTAKRSDMPTRFAQGKVAFIIGGTSFADEVHKVDPNVKVGIMPLTSMVAGDGTNFSGGERYTVGAWKDGKHLEESKKLIAFFAKPENMSRFANATKLPAGLKISRPSMSSPRTMTNSPASAYSHTSTVYICRTECGMSSARRVPPCLPAA
- a CDS encoding carbohydrate ABC transporter permease codes for the protein MAVAFRNNIIVTIFAIALIVMIGSIAAYPLARRQTGWNRFIYALFVSALIVPPLTILVPLYKFMVDISGMNTYWGVILLHVTFHLPMTSFCTPDLSVRFRRSWTKPR
- a CDS encoding PucR family transcriptional regulator; this encodes MLYPREDGSGKEGLLYLNDPQKGAIINVANSVRRHLSKEFDDLSITIGIGRFYPGLKGIHRSYSESCKAIRLGGPITEESGLIHYEDLGIYRILSQMEDWNELEGLYSETIGKLVEYDWTNNSNLVATLKEYFANNCALAETAEKLFVHANTMKYRLQKIEQLTGCSVHDSEKRLMLHVGLKYIKFYNRLMRLKHGNDFLVLSMKNITE
- a CDS encoding phosphopantetheine-binding protein; translation: MVTKDIITKVVQEIINNNEFDEDDDLVMYGMDSMNTIRVVVELETQLNIIFPDEELISDNFSSIKKIVAVVEKYSN
- a CDS encoding PucR family transcriptional regulator ligand-binding domain-containing protein, whose protein sequence is MGVSVREAMGIGGLTRCKVVAGEKGLEKIINHITVMEVPDVIRWLKGNELLLTSLYPIKEDEEAISRLVEQLHEVGSSALAVKTHRYVDEIPQAILEAGNRFDFPIIEIDNEVSYLDIMSPLIELMLRKSNPGEEQKESFFQWITELAMGGKGIPALISAVQQMTGNILTVGSEIPTLEGYFQGRNVARLTRAQKNELKSAKRTIRMQRTLDGQMTPCIVTPLLLNDELCGEVTCWQTKREFLESDFHVLDRTVPLMAMEFLKVMTKSDVEQNYKDDFLSEVLLGQVQENAEMIMKGNHFGWDLSKNYQVFTIACGERPHLSKSGDNESLRYQERKRILMRRVAEIFRLSTHNVILPSRKN
- a CDS encoding sugar ABC transporter permease; the protein is MEDMKRLSLQSVSAGRPVPSYFRRLARSGSVINLLYMPALLLFAIFIFYPFLKGIQISFTNWDGYNQHYKWIGIDNYKRMLQDPDIKTVIKNTFIYGLGSTIFQNVIGLLYALFLNMSIRIRGVVRTIIYLPVIISALIMGYIWYFLFPIRRRAINDILLLFQDRPSNLLGDPNVNVWIITFVNTYQYLGIAMVLFLAGLQSIPQDYYEAATIDGAGPSRVSSM
- a CDS encoding amino acid adenylation domain-containing protein, with the protein product MTIPMSKKSNKILEETVPNTLHQLFMEQVKLTPDNIAIQYEGTPLTYSELDQKSNILAHKLKHCGVGPECVVGLMSYRSLDMITGILAILKAGGAYLPLDPDYPQDRLSYLVSDSQARIILCQRGLEQKFFQSDISFMFLDEQVSYKESQPQEKHEDIYSQSNNLAYIIYTSGSTGTPKGVMIEHKAIVNTITWRKNFYKMSSSDVVLQLPSISFDSSVEDIFTTLLSGAKLLLISQNQRLNIKYLQKLISDEKVSHFLSVPSFYQELLGEKFDLLSNMRFITIAGEDFTPHLVEEHYLKLPNVLLYNEYGPTENSVCSTCYFFDRDKEIKLVSIGKPIDNTNVYILDANFNQVKNGEVGEIFLAGTGLARGYLNNPKLTNERFILNPNGDGQRLYRTGDLAMQLHDGNIKYLGREDDQVKIRGFRIELKEIEYQLLKSGLVKNAFVTMKTDASRNKQLIAYVVADQIQSDALILMLRSTFPEYMIPNKFVYLDAVPLTPNGKVNAQALPDPFVSYQPVKDPTANVIQKKLEVILSNITSSAIDLNENNINRDIKYFGVDSLSFIKLLVEIELNFGFEFDYEDLVSSTITVSDLLSVIESNIAGD
- a CDS encoding extracellular solute-binding protein — encoded protein: MAGNLTDTIKPVVVDKDGKVYTLVLSEAKDGITYNADVLSKYNIKPPQTFEELLAAAETLKTSSGGQITPFFMSGVDNGMIGQFLDQYATSLFISPAQNDAQSLLDGNFDWNKWAELAQKTA